The Hippocampus zosterae strain Florida chromosome 2, ASM2543408v3, whole genome shotgun sequence genome contains the following window.
CTTCCATTTTAAGTAAGTGCATgctgaaaatacaaatatttcagTGAATATGTAAAAGATCCAATATCTTACCCCAAAAACCAAGGTTTTGATGCAAACAGCAAAATAATCTCAtcccacatttttttcagttttaaagGCTCGGCTGCATTAAACttaccattcaaggatggcacaaaactactggggggaaaaaaaacattaagtcTTTTAAcaaatttaatatatttttttctgaaagatcaactcactcaaaatgttcatattgCTGAGAGATTATGTTTGTCCTCCATATCATtcgaaaaatattttgtctccTCACATTGTAGCATAGGGCAGTGGAAGACCCAGTGTAAGTGGTGATTTGTGATATCACCACAGAGCGACAGTCGACCCTtacataaatacttttttttttaattatggaaTAAACATACAAATATGTAAGGTAGTCTCTCAacaatatgaacattttgagtgagttgatctttcagaaaaaataatataaaatgtgttcaatatgctgtttatatacagtatacatcagtatacatctatatatacagtatatatatcagAATATGCAAACCGACAATTAGAATTTCCTGTTAGCTAGTGTCTCAAATAAGATAAATGTCATCAATGCTAAGCAGACATTGTGTAAAACAGTTGCCTGGATTACTTAAAAGATGAAATGGGCCTGTGGTGTAAATTGGACTGTAAGCAGAATCTCTTCATTGAACTTTCCCCTCCAGGAGTCTGAGCTGTCAAAGGATCACGCTGCACAAGAATCTCTTTGTCTCCTTTGTTCTGAACTCAATCATCACAGTTGTGTGGCTGACGAAGGTGGCCAAGAAACAAGGGCACACGTACAACGACTCAGTAAGTGAGTTGCTCTCTGTCCAGGAAGAGGCCATGGAGTCTTGTCATGTTCTTACTGTCCCACTGATAGGCGAGCTGCAAGCTACTCATGTTCATTCATCTCTACCTGCTGAGTTGCAACTACTTCTGGATGCTGTGTGAGGGAATCTACCTGCACACTCTGATTGTGGTGGCTGTGTTTGCCGAGAAGCAGCATCTCTTGTGGTATTATCTGCTTGGCTGGGGTGAGCGTGGAGTTCAAGGATCTTGCTCAAGCTTTATGAGGACATGTAACACGTGTTTTCTACCCTACAGGTTTCCCACTTGTGCCAGCAGTGTTACATTCCATAGCACGCCAATGCTACTACAATGACAAGTGGGTTTTTTAAAACCTAAAATATAACCCTAATTTCCCGACTACTGAGCGCACCTGAATATAAAACACAGCCTatgacataaaaataataaatacaggcCAGAATTTTATATAAAAGTTTTTTAATGTCACAAGATTAATAAGCACCCGACCCTGTCCTACCCTGTCCTTAAATTGTCCttcaaaagcagtttttttttctgtacatgtGTTATACCATCTCACAATTTGCTGGTATGCATTCACACTCAAAATGTGAAGTATAACCATCAGAGTCACTTGAGAGATTGGGATCTTTTTGTCTTCAGACACATATTTGTCAGTAAAGAGAAGTTCTATTACCTTGCTATTGCGAGAAGGCTTGTCCTCACATCAACCCACACTACACTATAGTTGCGCTGTCACCGCTTGCTGCTGTGAGACCGAGCCCTCTGAGAATTGGGACACCCCTTCATTCTTGTGAAGGCGTACAACTGAAAGCGGAAGGCTGAAAAAGGGCATGGAGGTATTATTGGGATTGGCCCCAAAATTAGTGGCAGCATGAAGCTTGTtataacataaaaatgcataaaTTACCTGCATAATGTTTAAACCACAGGGTTCAAAGCATGTCAAGAAAGTAGCGTTTAATGGTTTGGAAATTACGGTAATTTGTTGCTTTCATGCCATCTTTGAATGAGGTTTTGTTTTGGCAGATGCTGGGTGAGCTCCGATACGTCCCTGCTGTACATCATCCATGGGCCGATCTGTGCCGCGTTGGTAGTAAGTGTCAACACCTGACATTTGTCAGTCTGTCTATATGGTTCCTGTCATGGTCTTCTGACTGCACCCCCTCgaaagagcatcaaacagctgcagctcattcagaatgttgcagctttttttctgtgaaagagTTCAGAACTTCTTACTCCAGTCCTAAAGGTTTTACACCGGCTCCCAGTTAGCTATAGAATAGATTTAAAAATTATGCTACTGTTCTGAAAATCACTGATGAGTTTAGGTCATAAAAACATTAAAGAAACACTAATGGAATATCAACCCAGTAGGGCCATGAGGTCTACAGCCTCAGGTCATATAGTGGAGATCCAGAGTTCAatgcaaacatggtgaagcagcatttagttGTTATGCTGAATGCAAATGGAATAAGTTGCCTCCAGAAGTGAAGTCAGTCTCAagtgtatctatctatcaatctatcAATCTActaatctatccatctatctgcTTCCAGGTGAATCTCTTCTTTCTGCTGAACATTGTACGGGTTCTCATCACCAAGCTGCGAGTAACCCATCAAGCTGAGTCCAGTCTGTACATGCGGGCGGTGAGAGCCACACTCATCCTCATTCCGCTTCTTGGCATTCAGTTTGTGCTGCTTCCCTACAAGCCGCAAGAGCACTGGGTGTCTGAGATCTATCTCTACATCATGGAGATCCTCATGCACTACCAAGTGAGTGCTGATTCAGCATCGAAAAATACAGCAGTGGTCTGCATACCAAAACACAAGCagaatttgtttaattttatttcctaCTAAAGACATTCACTTTCACGCTTTCAGGGTCTCCTAGTGTCCACCATATTCTGCTTCTTTAATGGGGAGGTAAGCCACACCTGACTTGGAGGCTATTGACTTGCCACAGATGAATTTCACAAAACCACATTTACCTCTGGGTGGCAACCCTCTATCTGACTAATTTAATGTTTTCCAATGTTGACTTGTGATTCCGCCCTCCCATAAGGTTCAAAGTGTTCTGCGGAGACACTGGAATCAGCAGCGGATGCAGTTTGCCGGCACATTTGCCAACGCCGACCTTTTCCGCTCGGCCTCCTTTGTGGCGTCGTCGCTCACCGAGGTCCACCGCTGCTACAGCATTGAAAGTCACACCGAGCACACCAACGGCAAAAGCTATTCAGACATATTCCGATCTGACAGCCCGTTTGTGTGAAATGAACCTTTTGCACAGGAGGCACTCAGATGCTCAGAGAGACGGCAAGGAACTGAGAGGaatttgccattttttaaacaccttTTTCTGTTGCAGAACCTTTCAGTGCATAGGATGTAAATAGGCCGCTCAACAAGCTAAAGTGTGACGTCTTTTTCACATCGAGTGGATGAACTGCGTGTTTTTAGGCATGAAGGCCAAATGAAGCCACTCAGATGAATAAAAGAGTTGCAAATTTTAACAACACTGGCCGATAAAcacaactttgaaaaaaattgcgGTCTGAGCTTTTCAGgtgaattttcaaaatgaacctGTAATGCACTGCAACCTTTTGACTGTCTGTCAAGTTTTGAATGCAAAAGTCAAATTGTTCAGTGCTTCAGTACGTTTTTCACAAGGAGCTGATTGCCAAAATTGACAGCAGGTGttgatttatgaatgaaaagatCAATATGTTTCCAAGGTTGTCCATTGctgtgcctttctgtgactcttccagtgtcTCTATGTCTCTGTGGTATCCTTCTGGTTAttagagaacagcaacttgTTCAAAAAAGTACGGAAACATTGAAAAGTTGTGCACGTCCAAAAGTTCACCTGCAAACATTTCAGGTGAAAGACGAAATAGTCCCAACTTTTTGTGTGTAGTTTCTGTGTTGCACAATGTGGCGTTGtagtcacattttacatttcctcttcttttctctATTTTGAGTATGGCATGTTTTGTCTCAGTTAGTATTGTTTTCTTAATTTATAGCTCCTCCTTCGTATTTGCTTCAAAAATACTGAGGTTTCTGCTGTTCTTATTCCAGAATGCTGGAGAAGAGATGATGAAGTAATTTCAATCATATTGTGCATACAGTAAATGACACTTATCTTGACATACAATTTGCATATTGGAACTCGTACATTTGGGGATGTGAGCTTTTGAGGCGCTGCAGATTTCAGCCTTCTAAAACACTGGCTGACTATCTGTTAGCCTCCACTGGATAACTGTACAGTACTTTCTATAGTTGTACATCCATCTGCAGAACTCTGAATAATAACCTGATTTAACTGAAAATAATGCTGATGTTTGCGATTATTCTTTATCATCCAttatgtgtgtctgtttttaataaacattAACATAATGTGGCTGTgtaattgttattgttttgccgccatttaaaaagaaagaaaatgtttctcTGACACATAAAAGAAAAGATGGGATTTTCTTTATGACCCGTGAACTCGGCTGCAACTTCCAGGCAAAGCGATGGCATGTTTGCTATTTGCTTCTCATCCCGCATTTGTACACAAAGGAAGCCTCAAAGGAAAACCCTACCAATGCATCATTTGGCAACCTAATACAGACAAGCTGAAAAAGCAATCATTGTGACAGACTGAAGCAGGATGTTTACCATTTGTTCATGCCAATACTCCATTGCCCACCCCTCCCATATTTACCCCTTTGCTTGAGGCATCATTGACTTCCTATTTCTAAGAATACTTTTGCACAGAACTTTTGAAGCTTGCCAGAAAACACTTCCTCCGTCTCGTGACCAACAATTGTTTACTGCCTTCAGTTCCACATCCGCTGAGCTAAAATTGCTAACATCTGAGTAAATAAAATGGGAATCATTTCTGCctaaacttattttttttcccttagcaAGAGACTTTTACAGCAACATATGTGAGAAAAACACTAAAAACACTAGTAGACATACTTAGTACCAGGCACATGCAATAATTCTGTTTTCACATCGTTGCCACTTGTTTTACTTATATTTTTTGAAGCAAGCAATTTCTCCTTAATAATGCTCTTCAAGACAAACTGAtagtgatgttttgtttgtatAAGTGATGCAAAGTTTTTCTTTCAAGTCGCCTTAAATTCTCTGCATGAAATGGATTATGTTTTGTGATGGATGGACTTAAGGCCACcaaaatgtaccggtatatatttgtttgcaccccccccccccccacacacacatacacattactTTAGATAACTATCATGCGTGGTCAAAATGTGCCAAGGTGGGATCCGATCGGGTTCACGGATGTAGAAACCTGATGATGTTGAAGTGGCACTCAAGAAAAGATTTCTAATCAGGAGTCGAAGAAATATAAACATGACCACGATGAAACTGAAGAGAATGAAGGGGAGGTGTCGTCCACTGGAAATTTTCTAGCTAGCACACACAACTCACACATCTGGCTCGGGGCATGATGAAGACACTTGAGTGCAGGAACATATGACTCTTGAGAACAATAGAATGAGTTCTTTTCCACACTTGAGAGTATGGGGTGCGCGCAATTAAAGGGTGAGCTATGTGGCCTGCATGTGTGGAGGCGACCCTTTCTGGGCGGGGACACAGGATGTCCGCACAGCCCTCTCAGACCCCCACAGCCTCAAGGCAGAGTCCAAAGGGTGGAGGCATTCATCACATGATCATGTTCAAGTGTGACGCTGGTCCTGATCTAACATGATAAATAATCtcaaacattttacacattGTTCCACCTACAAAAGAAATTACGTGTAGATGTCAAAGTGACACCAATTACCAATATCAAAAGACAGTAGTGTAGCAGACGTAAATATCCATAAACTGAAGAACATAAACCAAGACTACATAACAAGGACACTTGAACAAAAATACTGTGAATTACTAGGCAAAggctatgagaaaaaaaatacagaaaatgtcTCGGGAAGTCAAGCTCTTCATGCTGGAGTTGTGAGCAAGGCTCACTAATCCGACAGCCAGTTATAGGCGTGGCATGGCTTTTAAAGAAAAGAAGTAATGCGGCCAGATTTGGGACAGGTGCAACTCGTGAGTGAATGCCTCTTCTCCAGCTGGAGAccgaataaacaaaacaaacacgacAGGATCATGACATTGTGACACTTCACACAGCCTATTACGCCTTCCCTTTTCATTATTGAAGTTAAGAgattgttttgttgtctgatgtagGTACAGTAATATTAAAGTGAATAACCTACTTTCAAACTTGCATGACAGTTATGAATGTCAAAACAGCCTCTGCAGTTAATAGTTCATTGTGGGCAAAGTTCAACACTGGACTGAATGTTAATCAAACCCATTTACAATTATTTAATCATACTGGCTGATTTAACATTTAAGTTCAAACAGCATGGCGGAATAGAAAGAGTGAATACTACTTCCATTCATACTTTACTACTCCCTTAGGAGGGTTCACTCAGGGAAAGTCAGGTTAGGAAGATTAGCTATCAACAAGTTTTCCAGTGTGAAAGTGATTTGATctatgatgaggatgatgatgattagaACAAACCACCCCAAACAATCACAGTGTTTCAAAGCTGAAGATTTCATTTCCTACAGTGGACCAGTACGTGCAAGGCGTATGGTCAGTCTCGTCTTCAGCATCATCTGCCAACAGGAACTTCCTCACTCCTCTTCCAGTTTCCTGCCATTGTTCTCTATGCTGCCACCATATGAGACTCCGCCCAGGATCCTGGAAATGGTGGGATGTTAAAATGGTCCATTACCCTTAACAATCATGGATGGCGGTGGGGTGGTTGTGTGAGAAAATAAATGGTCAAACATTTAATATCGGCAAACGTGTTCCGCAATGTTATCTTCAGATTTGTTCATCTGCATTTCATTCCTGCATGACAGCATTAGTTATCTGTGGGAGTAATCTACATTCCAGgcggaaaatgacaaaatgtgtcATCGTACAACAACTCATTCCCACAATTGACAAACCATTGTGGCATATCCCACTTTGAATATAAACGTAATATAAATGTGGAAGCACCTCTCTGGATGTTGCTGAGGCGTTTTGGAGTGACCGCAGAGAGATGCAGGTTCATATGGTGTGCAGGAAGGAAAAGGAGTTGCTGGGAAATCTCGTACAGAGGCTCCTTCGTGAGCAAGAGACATCCCAGCTGGGGTCGGCTGGGCGTTACTTCCAAGTCATCTCTGGGTCGCAGGCGCCTGGAGAGCCTGCGTGGATAAAAGGAGCCGCCCAAATGTAAAAACTTTTAGCATGAAAGTGAAGTTACATGTGACTAGGGCAGGGAAAATTTTAGGTATTTTCATGGGGATTCAGATAAAATAATTCCCAGACGGAAAATGTACGTGTCACAGCAGCACAAAGCAGAGTGTTTACAAATTAGAATAACAATACATGAACAGggtaaaaatagaataaaaacacGAGACCAGGGGAGCCCAAGTCTGGTCCTCGAGAGTCCCTATCTAGCCAGGGTTAAattctttgtttgaattgttttcaataaacattttggaATGGGAGTTATTTTTAGATGGAGTgcgttgttttgatttttgaatGGGTTATGATTTTGCAGCCCTTTGTGTGAAAAGCAATCAAATTCAGTAGCATGTATGGAATACCAATGCATACATTACTGATATCGGATAGATTTTCTGTACTGTTTGACAAGCTTCTAAGTGATAAAGTCTGTCTGAAATGGGCTAGATTCACGCATATCCACACACACCTCAGAGTCACACCCTCATGTTGAATTTTTACGCCCGACATGAAAATAGCCAACCCTCTAAAAATGACCTCCTCCACCGATGCCCGGCCTAGCTGCAggaagtggggagagtgggcTTTCTTTCAGCGCTGGTGCGGCGGCAAGGTCGACCCAGAAACATGTGCAGGCTGAACTTTGGCCCTTGTTCTTCCTGTAAGGACGCCTTGCTCCTCTCAAGCTCTTTGTGCTCGCTCACACACCCGAACATttacacatgttgaaatggggAAACGCCTGCCATGTCAGCATGTGTCCTGAAGCTAGAAGTCATTTGTGGCCTAAAAGAAATATGTTTTGTGTAAACTACTTGGTTTCATTTCAGCCACCCAGTGAGGAAGTTCTTCCATGAGGATGGCAGGATAGAACTGAGAGTTGCTGCAAATGAACAGTACACCCTAGTGGAGAGACTTTACCTGGGcagtattttgttgtttcataCATGTTCAATAAATGTTATCTTATTCTTGCGCTTTATTGCGTGGAATGAGCTCAGCTACCCCAGAAATAATGACATTTATTCTAAATcaattgtcagcaattaaaaacaaataaatttaaatttaCAGTCAAGCATGTAGCATTTACAGGTGACATTTCAAGAGTTTgagcaaaacacacaaaacatttttctttgaaagacTAAATGCCTGTGAACAGAACTTAATTTAAGATCCATAATTTTATTCTATCCAGAAAGTGGCAGCTACACGTGCAAACTTAAACGTGAATGTTCTGTATTGAAAATGTTAGTCTGTCATTTTCTTAATCTGAATGCCTCACAAGGTATCTCATCTTTTAGAGTTAGGCAGTTGTTGACATCACCTTTACTCAAAAGACTATATGAAGGTTCACAGAcaagatgaataaataatggtGGCCTTCCACCAGACACGCGTCTTTTCCAGCTACGTGTGACAGGAACGGTGTAACTTTCATCCACAGCGCTCACAGGAAGTGGAGTCATTTTCTCAAattcacacacaattttttttcctggtgcaCTGTTTTATGAGAAACACACAGGTCCGATGTCAAGGCCGAACTCCTGATTGGCCTTTCCAATGTCCATGGGAGCAACGTCTGCAATGGGCAGCCTGATTGGGGTTTGAGTCCTGTATTCCAACACTGTCTTCGCCCAATTGCCCTGAGACTTCTGGGGGGAAAAGGAGAGACAAAACATGCAACTCTTTCTCATCTCTGATATTGTGTTCTTTCATTTGTTGAGGACTTACCGCACAGCCGTCTTCAATGACGGTGTATTGCAGGCGGTTATTGCCTTGCGCCCTCAACTCTTGACCGTTGGCCCCTTTGAGGATGAGGGCTTTCTTCATGCTGCCCTTGCCGTCTTTATAAGCCACACTGTTCTTGCAGTGGTAGGTAATGCTCTGGTGGCACTCTTTGGAGAGACGCTGCAGGAGCTTCACTTGAACTGCCACTGTGTTTGGCTGCTCCTCGTTGTTTCCGTAGCGGAACTGAAACGGGTGGGCACAGTTAAACTTATTTATTCCCAAAAACACTCACAAAAGATTTCAGTAAAGGGAAAACATTACAATGTGCATCTTTAGCCAAGTATCCACCAAGCAGTGGAAAATGATGGTGCCACAATGAAAAGGTCCCAAAAATGTGCCATGTACTGCAATGAACTGAATGGCACTGCTCAGTGAAAAGTGGACTAAAGTTGCCCCCCGATATTCATGGGGAGAAAGCCATACCACAAATAGCATGGTAGATGTGCAACCATAATTTGTAAATTACCCTGGCCAACCATTGAGTGATTCTTTACTTCATACCTGTTCGGCAATGGTAGATGGTCTGAAAAGGCTACATTGGCTTGAGCATGCTTTTATTGATGTGCTCTTCTGAAGGGATAATGGAAAGTGCTGCAGTTTACCCAGCAATCCATGATGGAGGTTTGGTTTCTAGTCTGTCTTTTCGAAGTTTGGTTTTGAATTGGTCAATGGTTGTCCAAAAGTAAGTAAAGAAAGTAAAAGGCTATCAGTGCAGAGCAATAATCATTTTATCTGCTTACTGGGGTTCCGCCATACATCTGGGCTGCGAACCAAATGGGTTTGTTGACACTGGGAGTGGATTTTGTCCACCAGGTTTTGCGGGAAATATTGGCTGGATTCGCAGTGATGCAGGTTTCACCACTATCCATGTTGCAGAAGACCTTGATGGCATCTGTCGTGCTTCCTTGGTTAGGATCAATCCAATACTCGCCTGAATATAaacataaatgtattttcatggtGGAGAAGgtgtaaggattttttttgagggATTATTGAGAAGGAAACTCTTACCACTTGGTTTCTGTGGGTAGCATTGCTTTATGTCTTGACACGTCTTTGCAGGGTTCTCCTTTGTGCCATCTGGGCTGCGAATGTTATGCACACGCCTGCTGAGAATCTTCAGAGTGGTATGAATGATGACGGGACTCTTATCAGCACGAGC
Protein-coding sequences here:
- the calcrlb gene encoding calcitonin gene-related peptide type 1 receptor, producing MDPTLQILLVMCSLCKLLVAESPEEANQEHLNHYGEHPATIAMAQYKCFQRMVRGDNHHRTQTMGPVCNMTWDGWLCWDETEAGLITEQSCPDYYKDFDTYALASKVCTETGDWWRHPESNRTWTNFTNCRANTTHHGTVAMTHFYLVMIGHGLSLVSLIISLGIFFHFKSLSCQRITLHKNLFVSFVLNSIITVVWLTKVAKKQGHTYNDSASCKLLMFIHLYLLSCNYFWMLCEGIYLHTLIVVAVFAEKQHLLWYYLLGWGFPLVPAVLHSIARQCYYNDKCWVSSDTSLLYIIHGPICAALVVNLFFLLNIVRVLITKLRVTHQAESSLYMRAVRATLILIPLLGIQFVLLPYKPQEHWVSEIYLYIMEILMHYQGLLVSTIFCFFNGEVQSVLRRHWNQQRMQFAGTFANADLFRSASFVASSLTEVHRCYSIESHTEHTNGKSYSDIFRSDSPFV